The Colletotrichum destructivum chromosome 7, complete sequence genome contains the following window.
TTCTCGCAATTGGCCTCGCCTCGACAATGTTCGAGGGCTCTATGTACCTCTTCGTGGTGCTCTGGTCCCCGGTTCTCGTatccgcctcctcctcccctgaGACCCTCCCTTACGGCATCATATTCGCCTCATTCATGGCCTCGACCCTCCTCGCCTCTCTCTTGTATCCGCGTCTCCTCACCCTCGTCTCCACGCCCTCCCGTTTGCTGCTCTCGGTCCTTCTCGCCGCCAACGTTGTCTTCTTTGCTCTTGGTACTGGTGCCCCGCGCGCGGAGCAGATTACCTTCTGGCTTTTCTGCCTCTTCGAGGCCTGCGTCGGTCTGTACTTTCCATCGATGGGCTATCTCAAGGGAAAGGTTGTAGACGACGGCGTCAGGGCGCAGGTGTACGGCGTGTTGAGGATCCCGCTCAATGTCTTTGTGGTGGTGAGCCTGATGTTCAGCAGTGACGGGCAGGCGGCCAAGGTGTTTCTCGTTTGCGGCATGTTGCTGCAGGCTAGCTGTGGCGCGTTGTGGCTCATGGGCGGGCAGGATGCGTAGATCGTTTTCTGTGGACGTAGCCACAACaagagagaatgagagcGCGAGAGATAACCGAAGAAGCAGGCGTGGCATATGCCATGTTCACAAGTTTGCTAAGGAAATAAGCCAAGCTCCATATTCCCGGAACCGTTGCGTCAGGACACTGATCGTCAATCCATCATTTGACTgtacgccgccgtcctcacCGACTGACGTCTACTTAAGCGCCCGTGAGACACTGCCACGGAACAGGTCCCTCATGCCGTCTAGGCACCACGTCTCTCGCTCGCCTTGGTATCGGGTCTCATCGTGCCACGTTTTGGCGGTCTGGTGCTTCCGGCGGTGGTACCTTTTCATCACCACAACATCCATTTGTTTGACGTCGCGCAGTGTGTGATTATACTTGGTGTTTCTGAAGCCGACTACGATGTACGCCGGAGACGCTCCGCGGCGCGCAAAGAATACCAATGTCAACCGATGAATTAGACGGTCACAAAACCACAAGAATACCGCTAGAAGTGTCTCACTCTCAAACTTGAAAGGGCCGTTACTGTACACCTTGAATGACTACCAACACCCTGCGCCTCACTTTTTCGCGATGCTGGCCGCCTGGCCTTGGAACGAGTCAAATGAAACGTAGGGTGTCCTGTCATGCCGTATCGCTTCAGGAAATCACAGCTTGCCAAGCGATccgtacatacatacatatATAGCCGCCACCACTGACGGTTCCACAACACGGCTATCTAGTTGCTGATTGTCAAGGGTCGCGCTTTCGCGGCGCGACATTGTGCTGCACCGATCGTCGGCAGTTCGTTAAGCGAATCGGGCGCCACGAAGGTCACGTCCTCCAACTCGATCTTCAAGCTCGGCACGCGGTCCAACGGCGTCGTTGTTCCGTCAAGCTGGGCGAAATCTCCATCAGCACACGCTTTCCATCTCCCAATAGAAGATTGACTGCATATCCAAAGgaattggggggggggggggggggggtgtaACGGTCGGACTCACGTTATTGATCTCAACCTCCAACCCGTACTCGACGTCGCCCAGTACACTCTTCGACGAGAGCCCACGGAAGCCCGCCATCTCGACCCCCCTGCTCAGTGGGATCTCATCGTAGCTCTTTCCCTTCTTGGGCAT
Protein-coding sequences here:
- a CDS encoding Putative molybdate-anion transporter, MFS transporter superfamily, with product MTDKRVLAIGLASTMFEGSMYLFVVLWSPVLVSASSSPETLPYGIIFASFMASTLLASLLYPRLLTLVSTPSRLLLSVLLAANVVFFALGTGAPRAEQITFWLFCLFEACVGLYFPSMGYLKGKVVDDGVRAQVYGVLRIPLNVFVVVSLMFSSDGQAAKVFLVCGMLLQASCGALWLMGGQDA